In Candidatus Binatia bacterium, one DNA window encodes the following:
- the tsaD gene encoding tRNA (adenosine(37)-N6)-threonylcarbamoyltransferase complex transferase subunit TsaD, which translates to MLGIETSCDDTAAAVVRDGRNVLSSVATNQDAFHAKYGGIVPEIASRRHVALLSAVVEDALDRAGFEYADVDGIAVTRGPGLIGSLVVGVAAAKAMAFALRKPLYAVNHLHGHLFAAFLDRTETPPYPFLVLLVSGGHSQLVAVESSTAMRVLGRTHDDAAGEAYDKTARLLGLSYPGGPELDRLARAGNPRAYAFPRHRPATDSLDLSFSGLKTSVRYFLESDAGRDATASDVAASFQAAVVDVLMARVESAFGRARYNAAVLSGGVAANSELQGAFRSWGERSRVPVFIPPPKYCTDNAAMIAAAACHQGEAVRVDPLTLTADPNLPFSLWAS; encoded by the coding sequence ATGCTCGGAATCGAAACGTCGTGCGACGACACCGCGGCGGCGGTAGTGCGCGACGGGCGCAACGTGCTGTCGAGCGTCGCGACGAACCAGGACGCGTTCCACGCGAAGTACGGTGGGATCGTTCCGGAGATCGCGAGCCGCCGGCACGTGGCGCTGCTCTCCGCGGTCGTGGAGGACGCCCTAGATCGCGCCGGCTTCGAATATGCGGACGTCGACGGCATCGCGGTGACGCGCGGGCCGGGCCTGATCGGCAGTCTCGTGGTCGGCGTCGCTGCGGCGAAAGCGATGGCGTTCGCGCTGCGCAAGCCACTCTACGCCGTCAATCACCTTCACGGCCACCTCTTCGCCGCGTTCCTGGATCGCACGGAAACTCCGCCATATCCGTTCTTGGTTCTGCTCGTGTCGGGCGGTCATTCGCAGCTGGTAGCCGTCGAGTCGTCCACGGCGATGCGCGTACTCGGACGCACGCACGACGACGCCGCCGGCGAAGCCTACGACAAGACTGCGCGGCTGCTGGGCCTGTCCTATCCGGGAGGCCCGGAACTCGACCGCCTCGCACGCGCCGGCAACCCACGGGCCTACGCGTTTCCGCGCCATCGGCCCGCCACCGACTCGCTCGATCTCTCCTTCTCGGGCCTGAAGACTTCGGTACGCTACTTCCTCGAATCCGATGCCGGCCGCGATGCGACGGCATCCGACGTCGCGGCGTCCTTCCAAGCGGCCGTCGTCGACGTGTTGATGGCGCGCGTCGAATCAGCGTTCGGGCGCGCTCGCTACAACGCGGCCGTTCTATCGGGCGGCGTCGCCGCCAACTCCGAGTTGCAAGGCGCGTTTCGATCCTGGGGCGAGCGCAGCCGCGTTCCCGTATTCATCCCGCCGCCAAAGTACTGCACCGACAACGCCGCGATGATCGCTGCGGCCGCTTGCCATCAAGGCGAAGCCGTTCGCGTGGATCCCTTGACGCTGACCGCCGACCCCAACCTCCCGTTCTCTCTCTGGGCGTCGTAG
- a CDS encoding NAD(P)-binding domain-containing protein: protein MIIGIVGSSDRAQAIGRLLSGGGHKVTFGDPSAKDRAGRAAAALGTQTELPYAQAMKSDLLVLAVPREQVDRAVTAVGSGADAVIVDAVEGERGSPGRSGAEQLARKLDSHRVVRALINMPQAGSNIQICGDDAHSKEMVDEALHACGCDTTDLGPLSNSTELEAPA from the coding sequence ATGATCATAGGAATTGTTGGCTCCAGCGACCGCGCCCAGGCGATCGGCCGCCTCCTAAGCGGCGGCGGCCACAAGGTAACGTTCGGCGACCCCAGCGCGAAGGATCGCGCCGGCCGAGCCGCGGCCGCGCTCGGCACGCAGACCGAGCTGCCCTACGCCCAAGCGATGAAGTCCGACCTGCTTGTCCTCGCGGTGCCGCGAGAACAGGTCGACCGCGCGGTAACGGCGGTCGGTTCGGGTGCGGACGCCGTCATCGTCGACGCGGTCGAGGGCGAGCGCGGAAGCCCAGGTCGCAGCGGCGCCGAGCAGCTCGCGCGCAAGCTCGACAGCCATCGCGTCGTGCGCGCGCTCATCAACATGCCGCAGGCGGGCTCGAACATCCAAATCTGCGGCGACGACGCGCACTCGAAGGAGATGGTCGACGAAGCTCTGCACGCGTGCGGCTGCGACACGACCGACCTCGGACCGCTGTCGAACTCAACGGAACTGGAGGCCCCCGCTTAG
- the rpoC gene encoding DNA-directed RNA polymerase subunit beta', which yields MRIGLASPEQIRAWSFGEVKKPETINYRTLKPERDGLFCEKIFGPTKDWECHCGKYKRIRFKGMICDRCGVEITRAKVRRERMGHIELATPVSHIWYLKGVPSRIGILLDMSPRQLEKVIYFAAYVVIDPGDTTLTKREVLSEQKYREAREKFGNRFKAGMGAEAIRELLRDLNLRKIQEDLRKEFKETTGQKRLKAIKRLEVVEAFLNSGNRPEWMVLAAVPVIAPELRPMVQLDGGRFATSDLNDLYRRVINRNNRLKRLLELNAPEIIIKNEKRMLQEAVDALIDNGRRGRPVTGPNNRPLKSLSDILKGKQGRFRQNLLGKRVDYSGRSVIVVGPTLKLHQCGLPKEMALELFKPFVMKKLVDRGLAHNIKSAKRMVERVRPEVWDVLEEVIKEHPVLLNRAPTLHRLGIQAFEPVLVEGKAVHLHPLVCTPYNADFDGDQMAVHLPLSAGAQAEARILMLSSNNILLPAYGNPVSIPTQDMVLGLYYLTFQREEYSGPAKAAIPDDPDAFERRKKKNAPAADAAGAIPTFFDGKEAVMAYETKQIGLQEWIYVRWNGALIKTTVGRIIFNSAFPEHWNHEFVNRIIDKGGLRKIITDCYRTYGNSETARFLDAIKDLGFHYATLSGTTVSINDVIVPANKDAIVGKAQDEVDELHRLYEQGFISQDEQYNKTIDVWSKASDEVTTAMQSSQNPLNPVFMMATSGARGSIAQVKQLGGMRGLMSDPSGRILEIPVKASLKEGLTVLEYFISTHGARKGLADTALRTADSGYLTRRLVDVAQDVIIREEDCGTTSGIVVSDIRVGKEIIEPLADRIVGRRAAEEIRLDPKRPTTAIVTRNAEIDEDKAKALLDAGVSEVKIRSVLTCRSKYGVCSMCYGRDLAAGTKADIGTAVGIIAAQSIGEPGTQLTLRTFHTGGVATEDIITGLPRVEEIFEARKPKGQATIVEVAGTIKFADEKNRRIVHVVDANGEEHEYDIPPGTHLMVAEGQQVEPGDQLNEGSLNPHDILRVKGETALQNYLVQEVQKVYRSQGVDINDKHIEVIVRSMLRKVKIVEGGDTALLPGQLIEAAQFNEANERMKAAGKELATANPVLLGVTKASLATESFLSAASFQETTRVLTDAAIKGKYDPLLGLKENVIIGKLIPAGTGMSRYRNVDIVPQGQDVDEDGRPRHEFEMPYATMTADEAALAEVMGGGNGDGMSRLVSAYERNREPLTVHYEGEYEDHANPHASPKKTQYDKLKGINPEDL from the coding sequence ATGCGCATCGGCCTCGCGTCGCCGGAGCAAATTCGCGCTTGGTCCTTTGGGGAAGTCAAGAAGCCCGAGACGATCAACTACCGGACGCTCAAGCCGGAGCGCGATGGGTTGTTCTGCGAGAAGATCTTCGGCCCGACCAAAGACTGGGAGTGCCACTGCGGCAAGTACAAGCGCATTCGCTTCAAGGGCATGATCTGCGACCGCTGCGGCGTCGAGATCACGCGCGCGAAGGTGCGGCGCGAGCGGATGGGTCACATCGAGCTCGCGACGCCGGTCAGCCATATTTGGTACCTCAAGGGCGTGCCGAGCCGCATCGGCATCCTGCTCGACATGTCGCCACGCCAGCTCGAGAAGGTCATCTATTTTGCGGCGTATGTCGTGATCGACCCGGGCGACACGACGCTGACCAAGCGTGAGGTCCTCTCCGAACAGAAATATCGCGAGGCGCGCGAGAAGTTTGGTAATCGGTTCAAGGCCGGCATGGGCGCGGAGGCGATTCGCGAGCTGCTGCGCGATCTCAACTTGCGCAAGATCCAAGAAGACCTGCGCAAAGAGTTCAAGGAGACGACCGGCCAGAAGCGCCTGAAGGCGATCAAACGGCTCGAAGTCGTCGAGGCATTTCTCAACAGCGGCAATCGCCCCGAGTGGATGGTGTTGGCCGCTGTGCCGGTCATTGCGCCGGAGTTGCGGCCGATGGTGCAGCTCGACGGCGGAAGATTCGCGACGTCTGACCTCAACGATCTCTATCGGCGCGTCATCAACCGCAACAACCGGCTGAAGCGGCTCCTCGAGCTCAACGCGCCCGAGATCATCATCAAGAACGAGAAGCGCATGCTGCAGGAAGCGGTGGATGCGCTGATCGACAACGGGCGGCGCGGGCGGCCCGTCACAGGGCCGAACAATCGTCCCCTCAAGTCTCTGTCGGACATCTTAAAAGGAAAGCAGGGACGCTTCCGGCAGAACCTGCTCGGCAAGCGCGTCGACTACTCGGGGCGTTCGGTGATCGTCGTCGGCCCGACGCTCAAGCTGCACCAGTGCGGCCTGCCCAAAGAGATGGCGCTCGAGCTCTTCAAGCCGTTCGTGATGAAGAAGCTCGTCGATCGCGGGCTCGCGCACAACATCAAGAGCGCGAAGCGCATGGTGGAGCGCGTACGTCCCGAGGTGTGGGACGTACTGGAAGAGGTCATCAAGGAGCATCCGGTACTGCTCAACCGCGCGCCGACGCTGCATCGCTTGGGCATCCAGGCCTTCGAACCGGTGCTGGTCGAGGGCAAGGCCGTGCACCTGCATCCGCTCGTGTGCACGCCGTACAACGCGGACTTCGACGGCGACCAGATGGCCGTCCACCTTCCGCTCTCTGCCGGCGCCCAGGCGGAGGCGCGCATCCTCATGCTCTCCTCGAACAACATTCTGTTGCCGGCGTACGGCAATCCGGTCTCGATTCCGACCCAAGACATGGTGCTCGGACTCTACTACCTAACGTTCCAACGCGAAGAATACTCCGGGCCGGCGAAGGCCGCGATCCCCGACGATCCCGATGCCTTCGAGCGCAGAAAGAAGAAGAACGCACCGGCGGCGGATGCGGCCGGCGCGATTCCGACGTTCTTCGACGGCAAGGAAGCCGTGATGGCATACGAGACCAAGCAGATCGGCCTGCAAGAGTGGATCTACGTCCGCTGGAACGGCGCGCTAATCAAGACGACGGTCGGGCGCATCATCTTCAACAGCGCCTTCCCGGAGCACTGGAACCACGAGTTCGTCAATCGCATCATCGACAAGGGCGGCCTGAGGAAGATCATCACGGATTGCTATCGCACGTACGGCAACTCCGAGACGGCGCGCTTCTTGGACGCGATCAAGGATCTCGGCTTTCACTACGCCACGCTCTCGGGGACGACCGTGTCGATCAACGACGTCATCGTTCCCGCGAACAAGGACGCGATCGTCGGTAAGGCGCAGGACGAAGTCGACGAGCTGCACCGTCTCTACGAGCAAGGCTTCATCTCCCAGGACGAGCAGTACAACAAGACGATCGACGTCTGGTCGAAGGCCTCGGACGAGGTGACGACTGCCATGCAGTCGTCGCAGAACCCGCTCAATCCGGTGTTCATGATGGCGACGTCGGGCGCGCGCGGTTCGATCGCTCAGGTCAAGCAGCTCGGCGGCATGCGCGGCTTGATGTCGGATCCCTCGGGACGGATTCTCGAGATTCCGGTCAAGGCGTCTCTCAAAGAGGGGCTGACGGTTCTCGAGTACTTCATCTCCACGCACGGCGCGCGCAAGGGTCTTGCCGACACCGCGCTGCGTACGGCGGACTCGGGTTACTTGACGCGCCGCTTGGTCGACGTCGCACAGGACGTGATCATTCGCGAGGAGGACTGCGGCACGACCAGCGGCATCGTCGTAAGCGATATCCGGGTCGGCAAAGAAATCATCGAGCCGCTCGCCGACCGCATCGTCGGACGCCGCGCCGCCGAGGAGATTCGGCTGGATCCCAAGCGGCCGACGACCGCGATCGTCACTCGCAATGCCGAGATCGACGAAGACAAAGCTAAGGCGCTGCTCGACGCAGGCGTCTCCGAGGTCAAGATTCGTTCGGTGCTCACGTGCCGCTCGAAGTACGGCGTCTGCTCGATGTGCTACGGACGTGACTTGGCCGCGGGAACCAAGGCCGACATCGGTACCGCCGTCGGCATCATCGCCGCGCAATCGATCGGCGAACCGGGCACGCAGCTCACGCTGCGGACGTTCCACACCGGCGGCGTCGCGACCGAGGACATCATCACGGGTCTGCCGCGCGTCGAAGAGATCTTCGAAGCGCGCAAGCCCAAGGGGCAGGCCACGATCGTCGAGGTTGCGGGCACGATCAAGTTCGCCGACGAGAAGAACAGGCGTATCGTGCACGTCGTCGATGCGAACGGCGAAGAGCATGAGTACGACATCCCGCCGGGCACGCACCTCATGGTGGCGGAGGGCCAGCAAGTGGAGCCGGGCGACCAGCTCAACGAAGGCTCGCTGAATCCGCATGACATCCTGCGGGTGAAGGGCGAGACGGCGCTGCAAAACTACCTTGTGCAAGAGGTGCAGAAAGTCTATCGCTCGCAAGGCGTCGACATCAACGACAAGCATATCGAAGTGATCGTACGTTCGATGCTGCGTAAGGTGAAGATCGTCGAAGGCGGCGACACGGCGCTGCTGCCCGGCCAGCTGATCGAAGCGGCGCAGTTCAACGAGGCCAACGAGCGGATGAAGGCCGCCGGCAAGGAGCTGGCGACCGCGAACCCGGTGCTGCTCGGCGTGACGAAGGCGTCGCTCGCGACGGAGTCGTTCCTCTCGGCGGCGAGCTTCCAGGAGACGACGCGCGTGCTCACCGATGCGGCGATCAAGGGCAAGTACGATCCGCTGCTCGGCTTGAAGGAGAACGTGATCATCGGCAAGCTGATCCCCGCGGGGACGGGCATGTCGCGCTATCGCAACGTCGACATCGTGCCCCAAGGCCAAGACGTCGACGAGGACGGCCGGCCGCGCCACGAGTTCGAGATGCCCTACGCCACGATGACCGCCGACGAGGCGGCACTGGCCGAAGTGATGGGCGGCGGTAACGGCGACGGGATGAGCCGGCTCGTTAGCGCGTATGAGCGCAATCGCGAGCCGTTGACCGTACACTACGAGGGCGAGTATGAGGACCATGCCAACCCGCACGCATCTCCTAAGAAGACGCAGTACGACAAGTTGAAGGGCATCAACCCCGAAGACCTATAA
- a CDS encoding lmo0937 family membrane protein encodes MAGLLWTIIVILFVLWLIGFLIHVGGGLIHIILIVVVVLIIINLLTGRGARL; translated from the coding sequence ATGGCCGGACTGCTTTGGACAATAATCGTGATCTTGTTCGTCCTCTGGCTGATCGGGTTTTTGATCCACGTCGGCGGAGGCCTCATCCACATCATCCTCATCGTTGTGGTCGTCCTAATCATTATCAATCTGCTTACCGGGCGAGGCGCACGTCTTTAG
- a CDS encoding GH116 family glycosyl hydrolase: MNARTYGSGERITVYEIDDSQLAVGSTLGGPKGALVIKASGAIEKVFSSDLGETVMAGVSVQFWDGPTGAERVKIGGKFLIYPDCQQYEYRIEEDVTVLETLFVLNRYDVGSLVDPLTAYISVEIRNDSSETHELDSMTGALLRGTTERDVRAVYDRSLGAVVAWNESTPNAARAIGSSGPLTSFEVTDDHGAMNRSHFVGKLSGQVATYLSEPIALFHHRIRLAPRSRRRFWFTMVASAQGARDVRRAYRNAPPAASAHAQTRRHYSEVLNQAVVVTPDTDVNRGVLWAKANMLRTQLCAPTGWCFVNDPTRSNNSVGRDTASFALGSDYVMPAFSRESVRWYLRHAQRSGKIVEYYDVRNGEAEDYGLNVNDDTPLIILAVAHYYLVTDDAYFVRESYAAVKRAADYLLSQRDERGLVWCTSTGTGMQGIVGWRNIIDDYRISGASTEVNSECYAAFVAMARMAQLVGKKKDARRYELEAAALREAINRHLLDPKTGLYYLNIDVDGTPRSNVTADMLFPVFLGVADHDTAARIISRLSVPPFWTEAGIRTVPRDDLEYSPTRSWGLLGGVWVGMNFIYALAAARFNPGFMAYALGASFQHYSRDPGRNNTVPGQFSEWLHGETLANQGMMLSPWYPPRYVWSAIEGAAGLELRGRTLSCNPRLAPNWKWLGVRNLHMRGSCLSWFIARVPEPTLYANFEFATEYPHRFYQRDVTPLLRLGDEVTEVALRRGRDLVILMGNTANRTVTTPLRFKRSLPGRYHVRYFTSMLGEWMHHTNLSGRELEHGFAIDIDALGFSVIELTRV, from the coding sequence GTGAACGCGCGTACCTATGGTTCCGGCGAGCGAATTACCGTTTACGAGATCGACGATTCGCAGCTCGCCGTCGGCAGCACGCTAGGCGGCCCCAAAGGGGCCCTCGTCATCAAGGCCTCGGGAGCGATCGAAAAAGTCTTTTCAAGCGATCTCGGCGAGACGGTGATGGCCGGCGTTTCGGTCCAATTCTGGGACGGCCCCACCGGTGCGGAGCGTGTCAAGATCGGCGGTAAGTTTCTGATCTATCCGGATTGCCAGCAGTACGAGTATCGGATCGAAGAAGACGTTACGGTTCTCGAGACGCTCTTCGTGCTCAACCGCTACGACGTGGGCAGCCTCGTCGATCCGCTGACCGCCTATATTAGCGTCGAAATCCGTAACGATTCGAGCGAGACACACGAGTTGGACAGCATGACCGGCGCGCTCTTACGCGGCACGACCGAGCGCGACGTGCGCGCGGTCTACGACAGAAGCCTTGGCGCGGTCGTCGCGTGGAACGAATCGACACCGAACGCCGCGCGCGCCATCGGCTCCTCGGGGCCGCTCACGAGCTTCGAAGTGACGGACGATCACGGCGCGATGAACCGTTCGCACTTCGTAGGCAAACTCTCCGGCCAAGTCGCGACTTACTTGAGCGAACCCATCGCGCTCTTTCATCACCGGATCCGCCTCGCCCCGCGCTCGCGCCGGCGCTTTTGGTTCACGATGGTCGCCTCGGCGCAGGGCGCGCGCGACGTGCGGAGAGCCTACCGCAACGCGCCGCCGGCTGCGAGCGCTCATGCGCAAACGCGCCGCCATTATTCAGAGGTCTTGAATCAGGCCGTGGTCGTGACGCCGGATACCGACGTCAACCGCGGCGTGCTCTGGGCCAAGGCAAACATGTTGCGCACGCAGCTATGTGCCCCAACCGGCTGGTGTTTCGTCAACGACCCCACGCGTTCGAACAACAGCGTGGGTCGCGACACGGCCTCGTTCGCGTTGGGGTCCGACTACGTCATGCCGGCGTTTTCGCGCGAATCGGTGCGTTGGTACTTGCGTCACGCACAACGCAGCGGCAAGATCGTCGAGTATTATGACGTACGCAACGGCGAAGCTGAAGACTACGGCCTGAACGTCAACGATGACACGCCGCTCATCATCCTGGCCGTGGCCCACTACTACCTCGTCACGGACGATGCCTACTTCGTCCGCGAGTCGTACGCCGCCGTAAAGCGCGCGGCGGATTACCTGCTGTCGCAGCGGGACGAGCGCGGGCTGGTCTGGTGTACGTCGACTGGAACCGGGATGCAAGGCATCGTCGGCTGGCGTAACATCATCGACGACTATCGGATCTCGGGCGCCTCGACCGAGGTGAACTCCGAGTGTTACGCGGCGTTCGTCGCAATGGCCCGCATGGCGCAACTCGTGGGCAAGAAGAAGGACGCGCGGCGCTACGAGTTGGAGGCGGCGGCGCTACGCGAGGCCATCAACCGGCACCTCCTCGACCCCAAGACCGGACTCTACTACCTGAACATCGACGTGGACGGCACGCCCCGCTCGAACGTCACGGCCGACATGCTGTTCCCGGTCTTTCTCGGCGTCGCCGATCACGACACGGCAGCCCGCATCATCAGCCGGCTCAGCGTCCCCCCGTTTTGGACCGAGGCCGGCATTCGGACCGTGCCGCGCGACGATCTCGAATATAGCCCCACGCGCAGCTGGGGATTGCTCGGCGGCGTATGGGTTGGTATGAACTTCATCTACGCGCTAGCGGCGGCGCGTTTCAATCCGGGGTTCATGGCCTACGCGTTGGGCGCGAGCTTCCAGCACTACTCGCGCGATCCCGGCCGCAACAACACGGTGCCGGGTCAGTTCTCGGAGTGGCTGCACGGCGAGACGCTCGCCAATCAGGGGATGATGCTCTCGCCGTGGTACCCGCCGCGCTACGTGTGGTCTGCGATCGAGGGTGCGGCGGGGCTAGAGCTGCGCGGCCGCACATTGTCGTGCAATCCGCGCCTTGCGCCGAACTGGAAGTGGCTGGGCGTTCGCAACCTTCACATGCGAGGCTCGTGCCTGAGCTGGTTCATCGCGCGGGTGCCCGAGCCGACGCTCTACGCGAACTTCGAGTTCGCGACCGAGTACCCGCATCGGTTCTACCAGCGTGACGTCACGCCGCTGCTCCGGCTCGGCGACGAGGTGACCGAGGTCGCCCTGCGCCGGGGACGCGACCTCGTCATCCTCATGGGCAACACCGCCAACCGCACCGTTACGACGCCGCTGCGCTTCAAGCGCTCATTACCGGGGCGATACCACGTGCGGTATTTTACGAGCATGCTCGGCGAGTGGATGCACCACACAAATCTTTCGGGTCGCGAGCTCGAACACGGGTTCGCGATCGACATCGATGCGCTGGGATTCTCGGTCATCGAGCTTACGCGGGTGTAG
- a CDS encoding cyclopropane-fatty-acyl-phospholipid synthase family protein — translation MSAERFASSDPHARIAIAVLRAIFGDTYAREFSIELWEGTRVPAANAERFVLRVNAPGALRAAFALPVDLSTARAFGAGLLDIEGDLEAAVDAFYRAGAPRGRRLFKLLKLLSRLPKIAPAGMREARLHGRVHSRARDRAAIGFHYDQPIEFYRSFLDRDMVYSCAYWEGDAESLDDAQSAKLDYTLRKLRLRPGERLLDIGCGWGALVVRAAERFGARALGITLSAPQCDEARRRIAAAGLADRARVELRDYRELAGERFDKIVSVGMFEHVGRARFAGYFRAAYESLNEGGLFLNHAIADRSGRRGGGRVTTFVKHFIFPDGELVPISDTLAFAERVGFEVRDVESLREHYVRTLRAWVANLERNRDAAIAAAGEQSYRLWRLYMAGSAQGFRVGRIGVYQSLLARPHAGGRVDLPPTRADLYDAQRENGRLGSAVSVKGSTRTASP, via the coding sequence TTGAGCGCTGAGCGCTTCGCCTCGAGCGATCCCCACGCGCGGATCGCCATCGCCGTGCTGCGCGCCATCTTCGGCGACACCTACGCGCGCGAGTTCAGCATCGAGCTGTGGGAAGGGACGCGCGTCCCCGCCGCAAACGCTGAGCGCTTCGTGCTCCGAGTCAACGCGCCGGGAGCGCTACGCGCGGCGTTCGCGCTGCCCGTGGATCTCTCCACCGCGCGAGCCTTCGGCGCGGGACTGCTCGACATAGAAGGCGACCTCGAGGCGGCGGTCGACGCGTTCTACCGCGCGGGTGCACCGCGCGGCCGGCGTCTCTTCAAACTGTTGAAGCTGCTGTCGCGTCTGCCCAAGATCGCTCCGGCCGGCATGCGCGAGGCGCGTTTGCACGGCCGGGTTCACTCGCGTGCCCGGGACCGTGCCGCGATCGGCTTTCACTACGATCAGCCGATCGAGTTCTACCGCAGCTTTCTCGATCGCGACATGGTGTATTCGTGCGCGTACTGGGAGGGGGATGCGGAGTCGCTGGACGACGCACAGTCGGCCAAGCTCGACTACACCTTGCGCAAGCTGCGGCTTCGCCCAGGCGAGCGGCTCTTGGACATCGGGTGCGGGTGGGGTGCGCTGGTCGTGCGCGCAGCCGAGCGTTTCGGAGCGCGCGCGCTCGGGATTACGCTGAGCGCCCCACAGTGCGACGAGGCCCGCCGGCGCATCGCTGCCGCCGGCCTCGCGGATCGAGCGCGCGTGGAGCTGCGCGACTACCGCGAATTGGCGGGCGAGCGGTTCGACAAAATCGTGAGCGTCGGCATGTTCGAGCACGTCGGCCGCGCACGCTTCGCGGGGTACTTTCGCGCCGCCTACGAAAGCCTGAACGAGGGCGGCCTCTTTCTCAACCACGCGATCGCGGATCGGAGTGGACGGCGAGGCGGCGGTCGCGTGACCACGTTTGTCAAACATTTCATCTTTCCCGACGGCGAGCTGGTTCCGATCTCGGATACGCTCGCGTTCGCCGAGCGCGTCGGATTCGAGGTGCGCGACGTCGAGAGCCTGCGCGAGCATTACGTGAGGACTCTCCGCGCGTGGGTGGCCAACCTGGAACGCAATCGCGACGCAGCGATTGCGGCCGCCGGCGAGCAGAGCTACCGCCTGTGGCGGCTGTACATGGCGGGCAGTGCGCAGGGCTTCCGCGTCGGACGGATCGGCGTGTATCAGTCGCTGCTGGCGCGCCCGCACGCGGGCGGCCGCGTCGACCTGCCCCCAACCCGCGCCGATCTCTACGACGCCCAGAGAGAGAACGGGAGGTTGGGGTCGGCGGTCAGCGTCAAGGGATCCACGCGAACGGCTTCGCCTTGA